The genomic interval AAAACAACATTTGGCCGAGAAAGCGCGCGGTAAAAGCTTATTAGCCCAACATGCGGCGAACGAACGTCAGATGGTCCAACTTGAAGCTGATTTAGTCTCAGCACAAGGCGATCTAAAAGAAGCGTTTGGCGTGGTTCGTGGCGTCGCTGGTGATGCCGCTGGTATTATTGCCGACTCTGTTATTTCAGCCCAATATCCTGGCCGCGCCCAAGAGCTAGCCTCGATTGGCCAGCGTAAAGAATTGCCGACCTTAGTTGAGCTTGAAAACTTGTGGTTTGCGTTGCAAACGGAAATGACCGAATCGGCCAACAACAGCAAATTTAAAGTGACGGTCGCTGATGTAACAGGTAACTCTGCGTTGACCCAAGTTACTCGAATTGGTGCGTTTAATTTACTGGGCCAAGACAAATATTTGATCCGCCGTGGTGACGAAGTTGCCGAATTGGCACGTCAACCAGACAGCCATAATGTCGCGACTATTGCGCCATATTTAGCGGCAGGTTCTGGTTATCAGGCGCTGTACGTTGATACTACGCGTGGTGGTTTGCTCAATTTATTGACCGGACAAGCAACGCTTGAAGAGAAGTACTATCAAGGTGGCACGGTTGGTTATGTCATTACCGGGGTGTTGTTGGTGGGGTTATTGATTGCCATTGAGCGAATTATTACCTTAGGCCTGATTGGCGCCAAGGTTAAAAAACAACTGCGCAACCCAAGCCAGCCGGGTGATAATCCACTGGGACGTATTTTGAATGTTTATCATAGTGCGACTGGCACGGCGGTTGAAACCTTAGAATTAAAACTCGACGAAGCGATCCTTAAAGAAATACCACGAATTGAACGAGGTATTTCGGTGATTA from Gammaproteobacteria bacterium carries:
- a CDS encoding MotA/TolQ/ExbB proton channel family protein, which codes for MKNITTFLMLAVLAVTSSMAQANSASQTLEQLLQQVKRERVSEARIDKKRESEFSAQKADKQALLRRAKKQHLAEKARGKSLLAQHAANERQMVQLEADLVSAQGDLKEAFGVVRGVAGDAAGIIADSVISAQYPGRAQELASIGQRKELPTLVELENLWFALQTEMTESANNSKFKVTVADVTGNSALTQVTRIGAFNLLGQDKYLIRRGDEVAELARQPDSHNVATIAPYLAAGSGYQALYVDTTRGGLLNLLTGQATLEEKYYQGGTVGYVITGVLLVGLLIAIERIITLGLIGAKVKKQLRNPSQPGDNPLGRILNVYHSATGTAVETLELKLDEAILKEIPRIERGISVIKVFAAIAPMLGLLGTVTGMIGTFQAITLFGTGDPKMMAGGISTALVTTVLGLIAALPLMLIHAVVSGRSKSLLHIIEEQSAGLVAAHAERESR